The following coding sequences lie in one Fusarium poae strain DAOMC 252244 chromosome 1, whole genome shotgun sequence genomic window:
- a CDS encoding hypothetical protein (TransMembrane:2 (i21-44o50-72i)), with the protein MSAFIVKLWEDIFTPGPTPTILKAANASFAALQTVLFCLLLATYNIHCVILSILCGGLWWSVNWFAAELAIAQREQRAKEEKEKQEQLAKEASGNDDNDDTETEVETPAPNKAPPVVSDVAAAGLEPIESKGEVKQRGGTAGTQSSVSTEDEWEKVSEAENEKDK; encoded by the coding sequence ATGTCAGCCTTCATCGTCAAGCTCTGGGAAGACATCTTCACCCCGGGCCCAACACCTACAATCCTCAAGGCCGCCAACGCCTCCTTCGCCGCCCTGCAAACCGTCCTCTTCTGCCTCTTACTGGCTACCTACAACATCCACTGCGTCATCCTCTCCATTCTATGCGGCGGTCTGTGGTGGAGCGTGAATTGGTTCGCTGCAGAGCTGGCCATCGCCCAGCGCGAGCAACGCgcaaaggaggagaaggagaagcagGAGCAGCTGGCCAAGGAAGCCTCAGGAAATGATGACAACGACGACACTGAAACAGAAGTCGAGACGCCGGCCCCGAATAAGGCACCTCCCGTGGTTTCCGAcgtcgctgctgctggacTCGAGCCCATCGAGTCAAAGGGTGAGGTGAAGCAGCGTGGTGGTACGGCAGGGACACAGTCGAGCGTTAGCACCGAGGATGAGTGGGAGAAGGTCTCCGAGGCCGAGAACGAGAAGGATAAATAG